From the genome of Polyodon spathula isolate WHYD16114869_AA chromosome 14, ASM1765450v1, whole genome shotgun sequence, one region includes:
- the LOC121326951 gene encoding podocan-like isoform X1 has translation MAWPRGSLLALWLLLTLSCGLVKGQNEAEEEEEEEELEEEEETTPSAGQEVQACPLDCTCNQEDMVDCGGVDLIEFPRRVPETTRHLSLQNNQIKTITLEELSRLDRLETLNLQNNRLTSDGLEDEAFELLDSLQYLYLANNKLTVAPKYLPPSLVSADFAANQLTRIYPYTFGQKSGLKSVYLHNNKLTDAGMPDQMFNGSDSLEELILSSNFLKYVPKNLPPALHRLHLRNNKLEKIPKGVFDSLSKLRELYLQNNHLNNAGMDNETFYYLNSLVYLDLSYNNLSVVPSGLPRNLVLLHLEKNAIRSIPAMVLSPVRNLEYLLLHNNNLRWQAIHPLAFQGLKKLHTLHMYNNQLERIPRGLPRRAKTLMLLHNQITEISRNDLATAYTVTELNLSYNKLTSPKLHKEAFRKLRLLLSLDLSGNSLQTFPTGLPKSLQVLKLKDNELAVIPDGALSGMSKLREVYLSSNKLKVNSIYQGAWQELTSLSTLDLSSNQLSHIPSDLPESLEFLHLQSNLISSISESAFESTPNIKGIFLSIVCFRFCVLTRCGSSRFNRLAVGTVKKNAFVNLKSLQVLDLGPSMEMPGIISKNEQGEWSEEEEEEEEEEEELD, from the exons ATGGCGTGGCCCAGGGGCTCCCTGCTGGCTCTCTGGCTGCTTCTGACTTTGAGCTGTGGGCTGGTGAAGGGCCAGAATGAGgccgaggaagaggaggaggaggaggagttggaggaagaagaggagacAACCCCCTCTGCTGGGCAGGAGGTGCAAGCCTGTCCCCTAGACTGCACATGTAACCAGGAGGACATGGTGGACTGCGGGGGTGTGGATCTCATAGAGTTCCCCCGCAGAGTACCAGAGACCACACGACACCTCTCCCTTCAG AACAACCAGATAAAAACGATCACTCTGGAGGAACTCTCtcggctggacagactggagactCTCAATCTGCAGAACAACAGACTCACTTCTGATG GATTAGAAGATGAAGCCTTCGAACTGCTGGACAGCCTGCAATATTTATACTTGGCGAACAATAag CTCACAGTGGCTCCCAAATACCTCCCCCCTTCGCTAGTCAGTGCAGACTTCGCAGCCAACCAGCTGACCAGGATCTACCCCTACACCTTCGGGCAGAAGTCTGGCCTCAA GTCAGTGTATCTCCATAACAACAAGCTGACGGATGCAGGGATGCCTGATCAGATGTTCAATGGATCTGACAGCCTGGAAGAATTAATATTATCCAGCAACTTCCTTAAATACGTTCCCAAGAACCTCCCTCCTGCCCTGCACAGGCTCCACTTAAGG AACAACAAGCTGGAGAAGATTCCTAAGGGAGTATTCGATAGCCTCTCCAAACTGCGGGAGCTGTACCTGCAGAACAACCACCTGAACAACGCTGGGATGGACAACGAGACCTTCTA CTACCTGAACAGCCTTGTGTATCTGGATCTCTCCTACAACAACCTGAGCGTGGTCCCCAGCGGGCTGCCACGAAACTTGGTCCTGCTGCACCTGGAGAAGAACGCCATCAGGAGCATCCCGGCCATGGTGCTGAGTCCCGTCCGCAACCTAGAGTACCTGCTCCTGCACAACAACAATCTGCGCTGGCAGGCCATCCACCCTCTGGCCTTCCAGGGGCTGAAGAAGCTGCACACCCTGCACATGTACAACAACCAGCTGGAGCGCATCCCCCGCGGGCTGCCCCGCCGCGCCAAGACCCTCATGCTGCTCCACAACCAGATCACCGAGATCAGCCGCAACGACCTGGCCACCGCCTACACCGTCACTGAGCTCAACCTCAGCTACAACAAGCTGACCAGCCCCAAGCTGCACAAAGAGGCCTTCCGCAAGCTGCGACTGCTCCTGAGCCTCGACCTGTCCGGGAACAGCCTGCAGACCTTCCCCACGGGGCTGCCCAAGAGCCTGCAGGTCCTGAAGCTGAAGGACAACGAGCTGGCTGTCATCCCCGACGGAGCCCTCTCCGGCATGAGCAAGCTCAGGGAGGTGTACCTGAGCAGCAACAAGCTGAAGGTGAACTCCATCTACCAGGGGGCCTGGCAGGAGCTCACCAGCCTTAGC ACGCTGGACCTGTCCTCCAATCAGCTATCCCACATCCCCTCGGACCTCCCGGAGTCTTTGGAGTTCCTCCACCTGCAGAGCAACCTCATCAGCAGCATCTCGGAAAGCGCCTTTGAGAGCACGCCCAACATCAAGGGCATCTTCCTCAG CattgtttgttttaggttttgTGTGCTGACACGTTGCGGCTCTTCCAGATTTAACCGGCTGGCTGTGGGCACGGTGAAGAAAAACGCCTTTGTGAATCTCAAGAGCCTGCAGGTCCTGGACCTGGGGCCGTCCATGGAAATGCCAGGGATCATCTCCAAGAACGAGCAAGGAGAGTGgtcagaggaggaggaggaggaggaggaggaggaggaagagctgGACTAG
- the LOC121326951 gene encoding podocan-like isoform X2, with translation MAWPRGSLLALWLLLTLSCGLVKGQNEAEEEEEEEELEEEEETTPSAGQEVQACPLDCTCNQEDMVDCGGVDLIEFPRRVPETTRHLSLQNNQIKTITLEELSRLDRLETLNLQNNRLTSDGLEDEAFELLDSLQYLYLANNKLTVAPKYLPPSLVSADFAANQLTRIYPYTFGQKSGLKSVYLHNNKLTDAGMPDQMFNGSDSLEELILSSNFLKYVPKNLPPALHRLHLRNNKLEKIPKGVFDSLSKLRELYLQNNHLNNAGMDNETFYYLNSLVYLDLSYNNLSVVPSGLPRNLVLLHLEKNAIRSIPAMVLSPVRNLEYLLLHNNNLRWQAIHPLAFQGLKKLHTLHMYNNQLERIPRGLPRRAKTLMLLHNQITEISRNDLATAYTVTELNLSYNKLTSPKLHKEAFRKLRLLLSLDLSGNSLQTFPTGLPKSLQVLKLKDNELAVIPDGALSGMSKLREVYLSSNKLKVNSIYQGAWQELTSLSTLDLSSNQLSHIPSDLPESLEFLHLQSNLISSISESAFESTPNIKGIFLRFNRLAVGTVKKNAFVNLKSLQVLDLGPSMEMPGIISKNEQGEWSEEEEEEEEEEEELD, from the exons ATGGCGTGGCCCAGGGGCTCCCTGCTGGCTCTCTGGCTGCTTCTGACTTTGAGCTGTGGGCTGGTGAAGGGCCAGAATGAGgccgaggaagaggaggaggaggaggagttggaggaagaagaggagacAACCCCCTCTGCTGGGCAGGAGGTGCAAGCCTGTCCCCTAGACTGCACATGTAACCAGGAGGACATGGTGGACTGCGGGGGTGTGGATCTCATAGAGTTCCCCCGCAGAGTACCAGAGACCACACGACACCTCTCCCTTCAG AACAACCAGATAAAAACGATCACTCTGGAGGAACTCTCtcggctggacagactggagactCTCAATCTGCAGAACAACAGACTCACTTCTGATG GATTAGAAGATGAAGCCTTCGAACTGCTGGACAGCCTGCAATATTTATACTTGGCGAACAATAag CTCACAGTGGCTCCCAAATACCTCCCCCCTTCGCTAGTCAGTGCAGACTTCGCAGCCAACCAGCTGACCAGGATCTACCCCTACACCTTCGGGCAGAAGTCTGGCCTCAA GTCAGTGTATCTCCATAACAACAAGCTGACGGATGCAGGGATGCCTGATCAGATGTTCAATGGATCTGACAGCCTGGAAGAATTAATATTATCCAGCAACTTCCTTAAATACGTTCCCAAGAACCTCCCTCCTGCCCTGCACAGGCTCCACTTAAGG AACAACAAGCTGGAGAAGATTCCTAAGGGAGTATTCGATAGCCTCTCCAAACTGCGGGAGCTGTACCTGCAGAACAACCACCTGAACAACGCTGGGATGGACAACGAGACCTTCTA CTACCTGAACAGCCTTGTGTATCTGGATCTCTCCTACAACAACCTGAGCGTGGTCCCCAGCGGGCTGCCACGAAACTTGGTCCTGCTGCACCTGGAGAAGAACGCCATCAGGAGCATCCCGGCCATGGTGCTGAGTCCCGTCCGCAACCTAGAGTACCTGCTCCTGCACAACAACAATCTGCGCTGGCAGGCCATCCACCCTCTGGCCTTCCAGGGGCTGAAGAAGCTGCACACCCTGCACATGTACAACAACCAGCTGGAGCGCATCCCCCGCGGGCTGCCCCGCCGCGCCAAGACCCTCATGCTGCTCCACAACCAGATCACCGAGATCAGCCGCAACGACCTGGCCACCGCCTACACCGTCACTGAGCTCAACCTCAGCTACAACAAGCTGACCAGCCCCAAGCTGCACAAAGAGGCCTTCCGCAAGCTGCGACTGCTCCTGAGCCTCGACCTGTCCGGGAACAGCCTGCAGACCTTCCCCACGGGGCTGCCCAAGAGCCTGCAGGTCCTGAAGCTGAAGGACAACGAGCTGGCTGTCATCCCCGACGGAGCCCTCTCCGGCATGAGCAAGCTCAGGGAGGTGTACCTGAGCAGCAACAAGCTGAAGGTGAACTCCATCTACCAGGGGGCCTGGCAGGAGCTCACCAGCCTTAGC ACGCTGGACCTGTCCTCCAATCAGCTATCCCACATCCCCTCGGACCTCCCGGAGTCTTTGGAGTTCCTCCACCTGCAGAGCAACCTCATCAGCAGCATCTCGGAAAGCGCCTTTGAGAGCACGCCCAACATCAAGGGCATCTTCCTCAG ATTTAACCGGCTGGCTGTGGGCACGGTGAAGAAAAACGCCTTTGTGAATCTCAAGAGCCTGCAGGTCCTGGACCTGGGGCCGTCCATGGAAATGCCAGGGATCATCTCCAAGAACGAGCAAGGAGAGTGgtcagaggaggaggaggaggaggaggaggaggaggaagagctgGACTAG
- the LOC121326953 gene encoding sterol carrier protein 2-like isoform X3, which translates to MGFPQGARSRVQAVHTNAAACQSDFKAHMVFKEIEKKLQEDGHQFVKKIGGVFAFKVKDGPGGKEGTWIVDVKNGKGSVSTDAATKADCTIAMSDADLLALMTGKMNPQTAFFQGKLKITGNMGMAMKLQSLQLQPGKAKL; encoded by the exons ATGGGCTTCCCTCAGGGTGCAAG ATCCCGAGTCCAGGCTGTGCACACCAATGCTGCAGCTTGTCAAAGCGATTTTAAAGCACACATGGTCTTTAAAGAGATTGAGAAGAAGCTGCAAGAG GATGGCCATCAGTTTGTGAAGAAGATCGGAGGAGTGTTCGCCTTCAAAGTGAAAGACGGCCCTGGGGGCAAGGAGGGCACGTGGATTGTGGATGTGAAAAATGGCAAGGGCTCTGTGAGCACAGATGCAG ctacGAAAGCAGACTGCACCATTGCAATGTCGGATGCTGATTTACTGGCTTTGATGACTGGCAAAATGAACCCTCAGACT GCTTTCTTTCAGGGGAAGCTGAAGATCACTGGCAACATGGGCATGGCCATGAAACTTCAGAGCTTACAGCTGCAGCCGGGCAAAGCTAAGCTGTGA